The segment CGTGATCGCCTCGGGCGGCGCGGGGACCGTCGACCACATCGCCGCCGGCCTGACCGACGGCGGCGCCCAGGCCGCGATCATCAGCTCGATCCTCTACTCGCCCCGCCTCGAGAACGTGGGCGTCGCGGCGCTGAAGACCGGGCTGGCGGCGCGGGGCGTGCCCACCCGCCCGTACCTCGAGCCGACGGACGGCTAGCGACCCTTGACCGCGACCGGCGCGGCGTCGGCGTCGACGGCGAGCCGCGCCGCGTCCGCCCACAGGCGGTCGAGGTCGTAGTAGGCGCGGGTCTCGTCCAGGAAGACGTGCACGACCACGTCGCCGTAGTCGAGGAGCACCCACGTGGCGTCGTCGAGGCCCTCGACCCCGATGGGCGGGCCGTCGACGGCCAGGGCTCGCCGCACCTCGTCGACGATCGTGCGCACCTGCCGGGTGTTCGAGGCACTGACGAGCACGAAGCAGTCGACGATGGCGAGGATGTCGCCGACCCCGAGCACGACGATGTCGGTGCCCTTCTTGTCGGCCGCGGCGCGGGCCGCGCTCGACGCCCGCAGGAGGGTGACGG is part of the Acidimicrobiia bacterium genome and harbors:
- the rsfS gene encoding ribosome silencing factor, whose amino-acid sequence is MTRPDPVTLLRASSAARAAADKKGTDIVVLGVGDILAIVDCFVLVSASNTRQVRTIVDEVRRALAVDGPPIGVEGLDDATWVLLDYGDVVVHVFLDETRAYYDLDRLWADAARLAVDADAAPVAVKGR